TCCTTTCTGTGTTGGCATATTTTGGTTGCTAACAGAAGAAGGAATGACATAACATATAAAAAGCATAAACCCTTTGAAATCAGCATCTTTAATTCAGTTACACAATGATGATGTTGCATCTGGGAAACAATTCAGTCACTTGGATGGGTTACTCCAGCATTCACAGCTGCCTTAGGGAGCTACAAAATGCCTTCAGCATGCTCTCCTTTAAGGCCTGTTTGACTTGATTGTTCCTGAGTGAGTAGATGTATGGGTTAAGCATCTGAGTcaccacagagaaaaagaaagaaagaactttGTCAGAGTCCCGCCCACCTCGCTGTGCTGGGCGGATATACCTGTAAATACATGTGCTGTAAAATATCATCACCACCATGAGGTGAGCAGAGCAAGTGGAAAATGCCTTCTTCCTACCTGTGGAAGATGGTATATGCAAGATGGTGATAATAATGCAGCCATAAGAAACAGCAGTTATCATTAAGGTACCAGGTATGATGATAATTAGTATGATAAGCATCAGTCCTTCGATGAAGCCTGTGTCTGTGCAGGACAACTGCAACAACAGGGAAGTATCACAGTAAAAGTGGTTCATGACATTGGGACCACAGAATGGCAACTGGACAATCATAAATGTGGGAGGAAACATCAGGAGGAAACTCACTGTCCAGCAAGCCAGGACCAGCTGTCGGCAAAATCTGTTGTTCATAATTGTTGTGTAATGCAAAGGGCGGCAAATGGCAACATACCGATCAAAGGACATTGTTGCCACATGGAAAAATGTGCAGGTACCCAagtaaaagaaaagcagcatctgAAGGAAACAGCCCGGCACGGaaatcatcttcctctctgtcaGAAGGCTGTAGAGGGTGCTGGGAATGAATGTGGAGGTGAAAGTGATTTCCAAAAGGGCAAAATTTCTGAGAAAGTAGTACATCGGGGTCTGAAGGAAATGATTCACAGAAGTGATGCTGATGACGGTAATATTTCCAAGCAGGATCAAGAAGTAGGCAATcacaagaaacagaaagaggatgaTCTCCAAATGGCGGCTGTCAGTCAGCCCCAAGAGCACAAATTCCACTACAGTTGTGTGGTTCATTGAGGCTTCATTgctagcagaaaaagaaaaaagggcccATTTTGAGAACTGCTGGAAAACAACAGAGTACAAGTCAATTTGGCTTTGCTAACATTAAAGGACAATACCAGTAATGAACCCCTTGTAAAAGACTGGAACAGCCACAGTAACCACGTATCAACAATCTTATTCACATAAATGGAGACTCAAGCTCCATTTGTAACATCAGGTCCttcctcacagaatcacagaatcatcgcagtcggaaaagaccttgaagatcctccagtccaaccatgaacctcaccctgaccgttcccaactccaccagatccctcagcgctgggtcaacccgactcttcaacccctccagggatggggactccccccctgccctgggcagcccattccaacacccaacaaccccttctgcaaagaaatccttcctaagagccagtctgaccctgccctggcgcagcttgaggccattccctcttgtcctggcgcttgttccttggctcaagagactcatcccccctctctgcaccctcctttcagggagttggagagggctatgaggtctcccctcagcctcctcttctccagactaaacacccccagttccctcagccgctccccatcagacctgtgctccagac
This window of the Strix uralensis isolate ZFMK-TIS-50842 chromosome 22, bStrUra1, whole genome shotgun sequence genome carries:
- the LOC141953259 gene encoding olfactory receptor 6E1-like, with product MNHTTVVEFVLLGLTDSRHLEIILFLFLVIAYFLILLGNITVISITSVNHFLQTPMYYFLRNFALLEITFTSTFIPSTLYSLLTERKMISVPGCFLQMLLFFYLGTCTFFHVATMSFDRYVAICRPLHYTTIMNNRFCRQLVLACWTVSFLLMFPPTFMIVQLPFCGPNVMNHFYCDTSLLLQLSCTDTGFIEGLMLIILIIIIPGTLMITAVSYGCIIITILHIPSSTGRKKAFSTCSAHLMVVMIFYSTCIYRYIRPAQRVGQSRGRNQEKQKQEILSVELKTERWFTNCCWELNRGHTCRPCYRNLAMYTCDGLTLSGCQMPTKQLSHCPSSTGQEDKIRR